From a region of the Narcine bancroftii isolate sNarBan1 chromosome 5, sNarBan1.hap1, whole genome shotgun sequence genome:
- the LOC138763545 gene encoding protein crumbs homolog 3-like, translating into MEEPPLASFGWLLAAILLLKEGVLLTQAMNVTDPTPTTNADNTSPTNPPPGKVNIAAIVAPSVLGGVIVLAIILTFLILKLREKRKNEGNYSPSNQEQTGSRMEMNNTLKLPPEERLI; encoded by the exons ATGGAAGAACCACCACTTGCCAGCTTTGGCTGGTTATTGGCTGCAATACTTTTACTAAAGGAAGGAGTTTTGCTGACACAAG CAATGAATGTAACAGATCCTACACCAACAACGAATGCTGATAACACATCACCT ACAAATCCACCACCTGGCAAAGTAAACATAGCAGCCATTGTGGCTCCAAGTGTCTTGGGAGGGGTGATAGTTCTAGCTATCATTCTGACTTTTCTGATTTTAAAACTGCGTGAGAAACGCAAGAATGAAGGGAACTACAGCCCAAGCAACCAGGAGCAAACAGGATCTCGGATGGAAATGAACAACACTCTTAAACTACCTCCGGAAGAGCGCTTGATCTGA